The Sinorhizobium fredii USDA 257 region TTGCGCACTCGCCAATGCGCGCTCCATTCCCGTCGCCCAAGAGCTTTCGAACCGTTTCGGCGCACCTGAGCGCCAAGCCGACATCGGCGAGCTCAAGATCAAGATTTCCGGCTGCATCAACGCCTGCGGTCACCACCATGTCGGCCATATCGGCCTGCTCGGCGTGGAGAAGAAGGGCGCGGAACTCTATCAGATCACCCTCGGCGGCTCCGGTGACGAGAACACCTCGATCGGCGAGATCATCGGCCGCGGCTTCGAGCCGGAGAAGGTGACGGATGCGGTGGAGACGATCGTCGACACCTATCTTGGCCTCCGCCGCGACAAGTCGGAGACCTTTCTCGAGGCCTACCGACGTGTCGGACCGCAGCCGTTCAAGGATGCCCTTTATGGCGGTGGCGCCCAGGAAGCTGCCTGAACGAAGCGCTATAAGGATTTGGAAGATGACGAAAATCTGGAAAGAAGGCGGCTTCGTGAATGATGACCCGTGGGTCGTCGAGACCGAGGAGGTCAAGGCCGGCTCGAACGAGAAGGCAATCCTCGGCCTTGACGCCTTCCTGGAGCAGGCAGCAGGCGGCGCTTCCGGCCTTGGTGTCCTGATCGCCCCTGCGGACGACGTGACGCGCCTGGCGCCGCATCTCGACCGCATTGCTCTGGTAGCCTTGGGCTTCCCGGCCTTCAACGACGGGCGCGCCTTCAGCCATGCTTCGCTGCTGCGCAGCCGCCTCGGCTTCGAAGGCGAGGTACGTGCCGTTGGCGACGTGTTGATCGACCAGATCCCGTTGATGCTGCGTTGTGGGGTCGACAGTTTTGCGGTGACCAATGCCACGGCGATCAAAATGCTCTCGGAAGGGCGCCTGCCGGGCATCGCCAACCACTACCAGCCGACGGCAAAACCGTCGACCGACGCCAAATCCTACAGTTGGCGCCGCGTTTCCTGAAAAAAACGCGGCCCGCGACAGAGTGAAGCAAGCCGAAATGCTCGAAAGCGACTATATTTGGAAGGGAATTCCTTTCAATTTGCCAAGGCTTGGAATATCCGCTTGTACTTGATAAAAAGCCTCACCATTACAGGACTGAAGCAACGATGAATGCGCCGGCAAAAAAGGAAGATTTCGCGGTACAGGCACCGGCGGGTGTCTTCGTCGAAACGGTCACGAGCGTCGAACATTACACGGACCGGCTCTTCCGCTTCCGCATGACGCGCCCGCAGGAGTTTCGCTTCCGCTCCGGCGAGTTCGCGATGATCGGCCTGATGGTCGGCGAAAAGCCCGTCTATCGCGCCTATTCGATCGCAAGCCCCGCCTGGGACGAGGAACTGGAGTTCTTCTCGATCAAGGTACCTGACGGTCCGCTGACCTCGCATCTGCAGGCGATCAGGCCGGGCGATCAGGTGCTGATGCGCAAGAAGCCGACGGGCACGCTGGTGCTTGACGCGCTTGTGCCCGGCCGCAGGCTCTACATGTTCTCGACCGGCACGGGCATCGCGCCCTTTGCGAGCCTGATGCGCGATCCGGAGACTTACGAGAAGTTCGAGGAGGTCATCCTCACGCATACCTGCCGCGACGTGGCCGAGTTGAAATACGGCTTCGATCTCGTCGAGGAAATCCGCAATCACGAGTTCCTCAATGAAATCGTCGGCGACAAGCTGCGCCACTACGCGACCGTGACGCGCGAGGATTATGGGTTCAAGGGCCGGATCACCGACCTGATGACGAACGGCAAGTTCTTCGCCGACCTCGGCCTGCCGTCGCTCGATCCGGCGATCGATCGCGGCATGATCTGCGGCTCCACCGCCATGCTGAAGGACACCAAGGAAATCCTCGAGGCTGCCGGTCTCACCGAAGGCGCCAACAACAAGCCGGCTGAATTCGTCATCGAGCGCGCATTCGTCGGCTGATACG contains the following coding sequences:
- a CDS encoding DUF934 domain-containing protein; translated protein: MTKIWKEGGFVNDDPWVVETEEVKAGSNEKAILGLDAFLEQAAGGASGLGVLIAPADDVTRLAPHLDRIALVALGFPAFNDGRAFSHASLLRSRLGFEGEVRAVGDVLIDQIPLMLRCGVDSFAVTNATAIKMLSEGRLPGIANHYQPTAKPSTDAKSYSWRRVS
- a CDS encoding ferredoxin--NADP reductase, which gives rise to MNAPAKKEDFAVQAPAGVFVETVTSVEHYTDRLFRFRMTRPQEFRFRSGEFAMIGLMVGEKPVYRAYSIASPAWDEELEFFSIKVPDGPLTSHLQAIRPGDQVLMRKKPTGTLVLDALVPGRRLYMFSTGTGIAPFASLMRDPETYEKFEEVILTHTCRDVAELKYGFDLVEEIRNHEFLNEIVGDKLRHYATVTREDYGFKGRITDLMTNGKFFADLGLPSLDPAIDRGMICGSTAMLKDTKEILEAAGLTEGANNKPAEFVIERAFVG